The sequence below is a genomic window from Denitratisoma sp. DHT3.
CGGCGCCGCCGCCGCTGATGGCGCCGGAACCGTTCCTGCCGTGGGAGAGCAGGACCACGGGCACGTTGGCGGTGACGACGCTGGCGGGCGTGGTGTCGAGGTTGGTGACGTCGAGGGTGCCGACGCTGGTCAGCAGCATGCCGGTGGCGCTGTCGGAGAAGGCCGGGGTGACGCGATAGCGGATGCGGCGGCTCCAGGCGTCGGTGCCGGTAAGGCCCAGGGTGATCCAGGGCAGGTTGCCTTCCTGGGTGACGCAGGTGCCGGCGGGGTTGCGGTCTTCCCGGCCGTCGTTGGCGACGCCGACGCCGGCGGCGGTGGTCTTGTCCGGGCAGGGCAGGTGGGGCGGCGTCACGCTCGCCGCATAGCCCACCAGCGCATCCACTCCCGCGGCCAGCAGAGCGCCGCTGCGCGTCGCCGCCACGGCGGCGGCCTGGCCGTTGCCGAAAGCGCGCATCGCGAACATGGCGCCGATCAGGCCGAGGATCGTCATCAGCATCAGCAATGCCATGCCGGTTTCGCGGCGGCGCGTCATGGCGACCTCACCGCTTCCGTTCCACCCTGGCGTCGCCCGGCAGGAAATCCGAGCGCGTGCCGTGGTCGAGATTGAGTGTCTCGCCAATGCGCACCGGCCGCCCGTCGATCACGATCTGCTTCGGCGCGATACGGGGCGTCCCGACTTCCGGCACTGCGCTTCCTTCGACGACCGCCGCACCGTTGATCCAGGCCGTGCTGCGGCCCTTGTTCCGCCGCACCACGCCTCCCAGCGTCACCGACCTGTCCGCCGTCGCGGCTGCGGCGCCCGCGCCGCCGCGCGCCGCCGTGATCGCCATGCGCTCCTCGGGTGAGAACAACAGGGTGCCCAGGCGCGGCGGCGGCGTCCCGGCGGCGACCGGCGTGAGAGAGGAAAGGGCGCAGGCGAGCAGTACGGCCAGCATCGAACCCGGCCGCCGCCAGAGGGGGAGGGAGGGGCGGGAGGGGCCGGACGATGGCCGCAGGCGAGGCCGGCTCATGATGCCTTCCCTTCCGGCAAGGTGAAGAAGCGGAGCGTGCAACTGGCATACAGGCCGGTCGGGCCCGGGTTGTCGAGGTGGCAGCCCTCGACGCGGAAACTGCCCTTGACCTCCCGAGCGTAGCGCTGCAACAGGGTGAGGAGTTCGTCCTCGTGCACATTCTGCAGGTCGATCCTGAGGTCGTGCCGGAGCGGGGCGACAGACGAGGCGGAGGAATACGCCTCCGCCGTGGCGGCGTCGGTCAGTGCTTGCGGCGGTTCGAGGGTATAGCTGAGGGTGCCGCCATCCGGCCACAGTTGCTTGCCGACGGCAACCAACTGTTCGACCCAGCCTTCCCGGTCGGCCTCCCCCACCAGCCCTCGTTGCTTGAGCGCACGGAACTGTTCGATATGCAGTTGGATGTTGTTCAGGTCGAGCTGCCTTTGCGCCAGCTCGCTTTGCAGGGTTGACAGAACGAGCTTGCGGTTCGCCAGCGTCTCGGCGAGCCGGCCGCGCAGGAGGGCGCTGCCGGCAGCGAGCAGCACGGCGCCCGCCAGCACGGTCGCGAGCACGAGCAACGGCCGGCGCGCGCGTCGGGCGATGGCATGGATCGGGCTCATGAGTTGTTCGCCTCTGGAGGGAGCGGGAGGGCGCTGGGCAAAGTGACGCACCAGGCGAATTTTTCCGCGCCGTTGGCGGCGACGCCCCCGCGCAGGCTGCTGCCGGCGGCATCGTGCGTGGCATCCTGCCAGAGGGTGATGCCGGCGACTGCCGCGATGCGGCGCGATACGGAGCGCAAGGCGAAGGCGTGCTCGCTCGGCCTGTAGCTCGGCGGGATGGCGAGTTCGAAACGGAGTTCGACCTTGCGTGCCGGCGCTCGCGCATCCTTGACGGCGGCGAGCGCATCGGCCGTCGCGGCGCAGGGCGGCACGCCGGCCTCGAGTTCGCGCCAGGAAAAATTGGCCAGGCGCAGGTTGGGGTCGAAGGCGATCAAGCCGCCGGCCAGCCGCAGGTAATACGCGGCGTCGGGCGCCGCGGCGATTTCCTCCTGGTGCAGCGCGATCGCACGGCGCACCAGCGCGGGCTCGACGTCGTACCGCGCTATTTCGCCGCTGACGGCGCGCTGCTGCGTCGCGGCGCGCTCGTTTTCCGCGTCGATCGCCCGTTTTTCCGTGAGCAGACCATACACGGTATGCAGGTTGGCCGCGACGATCGCTGCGCCGACGACCAGCGCGCCGGCGATCCAATGGCGCGTCGCCCGCCGCACCCGGGCCGCCAGATACGGGATGCGCCGCTCGACGGGGGCCAGTTGCCCCGCGGGCGAGCGCAGCGCGAGGTCGAACAGGCGCTGCCGCCAGTCGGCCGGGCTGGCCGCTGTCGTACCCGGCAGCGTCACCAGACGCAGGTTGTTGGCCGTGAGCAGCGGTTTCATATCGCCGCTGTCGCCCAGATAGAGCAGCGGGTGCGGCTTGCCTTCGCGTTTCACGACCTGCGTGTTTTCCAGATAACGCAGGGTGCGGACGATTTCCTCGATGATCTGCTTCGCATGCAGGTCGGGCGTCGGCGTCAGTCGCGTCAAGACGGGCGTCCGCTTGCGCAGGTACACGATGCGCAGGTTGTCGGGGCCGGGCAGGGCGATCAGGAGGTCTGCGGGCAGGTCCTTGTGCCGGCACAGTTGCCAGAGGAGCAGCGAGGTCGGCCACACGCCGGCGACTGGCGCCGCGAGGGCGTCGAGCGCGGAGTCGATGCGTTCCCTGGCGCCGATGCCGTAGAGGATATGTCGAGTCGGCGCCAGCCGGTCGAGCAGGCCGCCTTGCTGCGCTGGCGTCAGGAAAGTGCGGTATGGCGAGTCGGGATAGGCCGCCGCCAGCTGGCGCGCGATGAGGGCGCTGCGGTCGCGGCCGAGCAGGCGCGGCGTACGGATTTTCGAGATGCTTTCCTCGGGCAGGTCGGTCACGACCCAGGCAGCCTCCGCGGCCGGCGCGGCGCCATGCCGCCAGCGCCCTTCCTCGCGGCGCCACAGCGCCTGTCCGGTCGGACCGATGTAGAGAACCTGACTCATGTCTTCATCTTCGAGAGCGAGTCGTAGATCGGGCTCAGCACGGCGAACATGATCCAGCCGAGGATCAGTCCCATGGCGACGGTGATGATGGGTTGGATCATGGCCTGAGCCTTGCCGATGGATTCGTTGATTTCGCGCGTATAGAAATAGCTGACGTTCTTCAGCGACTCGTCCAGCGCGCCGCTCGATTCGCCCACCTGCAGCATGCGGATCACCAGGACGGGGAACAGCCGCTCGGCCGCGAAGCTGCTCGAGATCGAGGTGCCGCTGGCGATTCGTTCGATGACGCGGCCGATGGCGTCCTGGATGACGAGGTTTCCCGACACCTTGCGGCAGTGGCCGAGTCCGTCGAGCACGGGGATGCCGGTTCCATACATCAGGGCGAAGGTGTCGGTAAGCCGCGCCAGGATGATTTTTTTCAGGACTTCGCCGAATAGCGGGATTCTCAGCACCAGGAAGTGGAGGAAATGGCGCACCCCGGGGTTGGCCTGCGCCAGCGCCACGACGCCGGCGATCAGCAGCGGCGGCAGGGCGATGAGCGCCCACCAGTATTTCAGGAACAGGTCGGAAACCCAGATCAGGGCGCGGGTCTGGATGGGCACGCCCTGCTCCATGCTGAGCAGGAAGGTGGTCAGTTGCGGTACCACGTACATCATCATGAAGACCACCACGATACCGATCACCGTCATGGCGAAGGCGGGGTACATCAGCATTTTCTTGGTCTGGGCGGCGATTTCGTGCTGCCACTTCAGCGCACGCACCAGTTCGCGCAACACCTCGGGCAGATTGCCGGTCACCTCGCCCGAGGAGACCAGGTTCACCACCACCTCGGAGAAGATGCCGGGGTATTTGTCCATCGCGGCGGCGAGCGTCTCGCCCGACTGGATGCGCTCGTAGAGGCCGGCCGAGAGATGCTGCGCTTCGGTCGAGGCCGCGGTGTCGCGCATGTCGCCCAGCGCGGTGAGGATCGGCACCCCCGCCCGCATCAGCATTTCCATCTGGAACAGGAAGTTGATGAGTTCCTGCTGCGTGAGGCTCTTGACCGCGCGCTTGTGCTTCGTGACGACGCTGGCGCGGACCAGGGTGAGTCCGAGCCGGTCCAGCTGGGTGACGAGGTCGGTTTCGTGCAGCGCCTCGATCTGGCCCTTGACGATGC
It includes:
- a CDS encoding prepilin-type cleavage/methylation domain-containing protein — protein: MTRRRETGMALLMLMTILGLIGAMFAMRAFGNGQAAAVAATRSGALLAAGVDALVGYAASVTPPHLPCPDKTTAAGVGVANDGREDRNPAGTCVTQEGNLPWITLGLTGTDAWSRRIRYRVTPAFSDSATGMLLTSVGTLDVTNLDTTPASVVTANVPVVLLSHGRNGSGAISGGGAAIAAPTGADELENTDGDDHFVTRGPVDDPAAPGGEFDDIVAWLTSAKLFARMQQIGKL
- a CDS encoding type II secretion system F family protein, whose translation is MPRFQYRAADANHRIVKGQIEALHETDLVTQLDRLGLTLVRASVVTKHKRAVKSLTQQELINFLFQMEMLMRAGVPILTALGDMRDTAASTEAQHLSAGLYERIQSGETLAAAMDKYPGIFSEVVVNLVSSGEVTGNLPEVLRELVRALKWQHEIAAQTKKMLMYPAFAMTVIGIVVVFMMMYVVPQLTTFLLSMEQGVPIQTRALIWVSDLFLKYWWALIALPPLLIAGVVALAQANPGVRHFLHFLVLRIPLFGEVLKKIILARLTDTFALMYGTGIPVLDGLGHCRKVSGNLVIQDAIGRVIERIASGTSISSSFAAERLFPVLVIRMLQVGESSGALDESLKNVSYFYTREINESIGKAQAMIQPIITVAMGLILGWIMFAVLSPIYDSLSKMKT